From one Ferrovibrio sp. MS7 genomic stretch:
- a CDS encoding 50S ribosomal protein L11 methyltransferase, translating to MPSFWFVEIELPFAALAPFEELLGETEAVAVSSYEVAPLPDPDLAPWRFQVLFDAPPDEAAWRQRLSAIAAAMGHAEAPVYAGKLPDQDWVRHTNKLNAPVQAGRFFLYGAHDAGKAPPGSHSLLLDAGLAFGTGRAPSTFGCLQAIDHIARRKRLNCVLDLGTGSGVLAMAAAKAGARQIWAADIDPVAVQVAADNVALNGLRGRVHCLVAHKPRDPKLPGPFDLVVANILAGPLCAMAAGLASQVAPGGYLILSGLLAREERRVKAHYIAQGLNFTARLPREGWHTLVFRRDAPALIALR from the coding sequence ATGCCGTCTTTCTGGTTCGTCGAGATCGAACTGCCTTTCGCGGCCTTGGCGCCGTTCGAGGAGCTGCTCGGCGAAACCGAGGCGGTGGCGGTGAGTTCCTACGAAGTCGCGCCCCTGCCCGATCCGGACCTGGCGCCCTGGCGATTCCAGGTGCTGTTCGATGCGCCACCCGATGAAGCGGCCTGGCGTCAGCGCCTCAGTGCCATTGCTGCCGCAATGGGTCATGCCGAGGCGCCAGTCTATGCCGGCAAGCTGCCGGACCAGGATTGGGTGCGCCATACCAACAAGCTGAATGCGCCGGTGCAGGCCGGACGCTTTTTCCTTTATGGCGCCCATGATGCCGGCAAAGCCCCACCGGGCAGCCATAGCCTGCTGCTGGATGCCGGCCTGGCTTTCGGCACCGGCCGGGCGCCCTCGACATTTGGCTGCCTGCAGGCCATCGACCATATCGCGCGCCGCAAACGCTTGAATTGCGTGCTGGATCTCGGCACCGGCTCGGGCGTGCTGGCGATGGCGGCGGCGAAAGCCGGCGCGCGCCAGATCTGGGCCGCCGATATCGATCCGGTAGCGGTGCAGGTGGCAGCCGATAACGTGGCCCTGAACGGCCTGCGCGGCCGCGTGCATTGCCTGGTGGCGCATAAGCCGCGTGACCCGAAGCTGCCGGGGCCGTTCGATCTGGTGGTGGCGAATATCCTGGCCGGCCCGCTCTGCGCCATGGCGGCGGGCCTTGCATCACAGGTAGCGCCAGGCGGCTACCTGATTCTCTCCGGGCTGCTGGCCCGCGAGGAGCGCCGGGTGAAGGCGCATTACATCGCGCAGGGACTGAACTTCACCGCGCGCCTGCCGCGTGAAGGCTGGCACACCCTGGTATTCCGCCGGGATGCGCCAGCCCTGATCGCGCTGCGTTAG
- a CDS encoding RSP_7527 family protein, producing MFTPANEANAFAYGARMAPLSTVEVEAEARRLRAVAVAQLAPKALEGIKALFGKLNSWRAEQKAIDELYGLDDAMLRDIGLTRSQIPAAVAGSIYRPALASNENATVTAEVVRLVPRQAA from the coding sequence ATGTTTACCCCCGCTAACGAAGCCAATGCTTTTGCCTATGGTGCGCGGATGGCTCCGCTCAGCACCGTCGAGGTGGAAGCCGAAGCGCGCCGCCTGCGCGCCGTGGCTGTCGCCCAGCTCGCTCCGAAGGCGCTGGAGGGGATCAAGGCCTTGTTTGGCAAGCTGAATTCCTGGCGTGCCGAGCAGAAGGCCATCGACGAACTCTACGGCCTTGATGACGCCATGCTGCGTGACATCGGCCTGACCCGCTCGCAGATCCCCGCCGCCGTCGCCGGCTCCATCTACCGTCCCGCCCTGGCTTCCAACGAGAATGCCACCGTGACGGCCGAGGTGGTGCGTCTGGTGCCGCGCCAGGCTGCCTAA
- a CDS encoding ATP-dependent helicase, with product MSDPFDLAGFEPEPAPPPPEAGHFPPPPWLERLNPAQAEAVSHLQGPLLVLAGAGTGKTRVLVCRLANILYQRLAWPSQILAVTFTNKAAREMRERVEQLVGEASSGLWLGTFHGIANRILKRHAEVVGLKSNFTILDVDDQLRLIKQVLDLEGIDEKTLPPRLLAAQFDRWKDKGYGPDKVPQSERGFAEGKGQKLYQLYAERLLQLNACDFGDLLLHNLTIFQQRPDILERYQRQFRYILVDEYQDSNVSQYLWLRLLAQAHKNICCVGDDDQSVYGWRGAEVGNILRFEKDFEQAHIVRLERNYRSTPHILAAASGLIAHNTSRLGKTLWTDIAEGDKVIVQGVWDGDEEARMVGEEIEALERAGVALDQAAILVRAGHLTRAFEERFLTIGMKYRVIGGLRFYERKEIRDAIAYFRVVMQPDDDLAFERIVNLPKRGLGDSTMQAIHRVARANRTSLTATLATLLETDELKPKPRATLKALMDDFARWRKAVAELPHGEAAAIILEESGYIGMWQADKTPEAPGRLENLRELIGALGDFENLAGFLDHVALVMDTEQETGQPMVSLMTLHAAKGLEFDYVFLPGWEEDLFPSRRAVEENGQAGLEEERRLAYVGITRARRRAHISFAANRRIYNQWASAIPSRFIEELPAEHIEQRSQPGLYRGAQSHSFGAAFGNSFGGSSKTSYAGHSWNLAKQRDTVIEGRARQEPAAAASKGPRHFEIGERVFHQKFGYGRIRAVEGNKLLVAFEKAGEKKVIDSFVEST from the coding sequence ATGTCCGATCCCTTCGATCTGGCCGGATTCGAACCCGAACCGGCGCCGCCGCCGCCGGAAGCAGGCCATTTTCCGCCGCCGCCCTGGCTGGAACGGCTGAACCCGGCCCAGGCCGAAGCGGTTTCGCATCTGCAGGGGCCGCTGCTGGTGCTGGCCGGCGCGGGCACCGGCAAGACCCGCGTGCTGGTCTGCCGGCTGGCCAATATCCTCTACCAGCGCCTGGCCTGGCCGAGCCAGATCCTGGCCGTCACCTTCACCAACAAGGCCGCCCGCGAGATGCGCGAGCGCGTCGAGCAACTGGTGGGCGAGGCTTCCTCCGGCCTCTGGCTCGGCACCTTCCACGGCATCGCCAACCGCATCCTCAAGCGCCATGCCGAGGTGGTGGGGCTGAAAAGCAACTTCACCATCCTGGACGTGGACGACCAGCTCCGCCTGATCAAGCAGGTACTGGACCTGGAAGGCATCGACGAGAAAACGCTGCCGCCGCGTCTGCTGGCGGCGCAATTCGACCGCTGGAAAGACAAGGGCTATGGCCCGGACAAGGTGCCGCAATCGGAGCGCGGCTTCGCCGAGGGCAAGGGGCAGAAACTCTATCAGCTCTATGCCGAGCGGCTGCTGCAACTGAATGCCTGCGATTTCGGCGACCTGCTGCTGCATAACCTGACCATCTTCCAGCAGAGGCCGGACATCCTGGAACGCTACCAGCGCCAGTTCCGCTACATCCTGGTGGACGAATACCAGGATTCCAACGTCAGCCAGTATCTCTGGCTGCGGCTGCTGGCCCAGGCGCACAAGAATATCTGCTGCGTCGGCGACGACGACCAGTCGGTCTATGGCTGGCGCGGCGCCGAGGTGGGCAACATCCTGCGTTTCGAGAAGGATTTCGAGCAGGCGCATATCGTGCGGCTGGAGCGCAACTACCGCTCGACGCCGCATATCCTGGCCGCCGCCTCCGGCCTGATCGCGCATAACACCAGCCGCTTGGGCAAGACGCTGTGGACCGACATCGCCGAGGGCGACAAGGTGATCGTGCAGGGCGTGTGGGATGGCGACGAGGAAGCCCGCATGGTGGGCGAGGAAATCGAGGCGCTGGAACGTGCCGGCGTGGCGCTGGACCAGGCAGCCATCCTGGTGCGCGCCGGGCATCTGACCCGCGCCTTTGAAGAACGCTTCCTCACCATCGGCATGAAATACCGCGTCATCGGCGGCCTGCGCTTCTACGAGCGCAAGGAAATCCGCGATGCCATCGCCTATTTCCGCGTGGTGATGCAGCCGGACGACGACCTGGCCTTTGAGCGCATCGTGAACCTGCCAAAGCGTGGCCTGGGCGACAGCACGATGCAGGCGATCCACCGCGTGGCACGGGCCAACCGCACCTCCCTCACCGCCACCCTGGCGACGTTGCTGGAAACCGACGAACTCAAGCCGAAGCCGCGCGCCACACTGAAGGCGCTGATGGACGACTTCGCGCGCTGGCGCAAGGCGGTGGCGGAATTGCCACATGGCGAGGCGGCGGCGATCATCCTTGAAGAGTCCGGCTATATCGGCATGTGGCAGGCGGACAAGACCCCGGAAGCCCCGGGCCGGCTGGAGAACCTGCGCGAACTGATCGGTGCGCTTGGCGATTTCGAGAATCTCGCCGGCTTCCTCGATCATGTGGCGCTGGTGATGGATACCGAGCAGGAAACCGGGCAGCCGATGGTCAGCCTGATGACCCTGCATGCCGCCAAGGGCCTGGAATTCGACTATGTGTTCCTGCCGGGCTGGGAGGAAGACCTGTTCCCGAGCCGCCGCGCCGTGGAGGAAAACGGCCAGGCCGGACTCGAGGAAGAGCGCCGGCTGGCCTATGTCGGCATTACCCGCGCGCGGCGCCGGGCCCATATCAGTTTTGCCGCCAATCGCCGCATCTACAATCAATGGGCCAGTGCCATTCCCTCGCGCTTCATCGAGGAATTGCCGGCTGAGCATATCGAGCAGCGCTCGCAGCCCGGCCTTTATCGCGGCGCGCAGTCGCACAGCTTCGGCGCCGCTTTCGGCAACAGCTTTGGCGGCAGCAGCAAGACCAGCTATGCCGGCCATAGCTGGAATCTGGCGAAGCAGCGCGACACGGTTATAGAAGGCCGCGCGCGCCAGGAGCCGGCAGCGGCGGCCTCGAAGGGCCCGCGTCATTTCGAGATCGGCGAGCGCGTATTTCACCAGAAATTTGGCTATGGCCGCATTCGCGCCGTGGAAGGCAACAAGCTGCTGGTCGCGTTCGAGAAGGCTGGTGAGAAAAAGGTGATCGACAGCTTCGTGGAGTCGACGTGA
- a CDS encoding DUF1127 domain-containing protein yields the protein MSDIGTQIQTTSLLSELRDARQLSAVEAEAYARRLRAQAIASGLITLAGAVKRGWQSFAAEPPAVTTAVRQEYTLRQLEADVRYQRAEAFAEAIYQVVSFIERLAEPVTRRVKAYLARQAAMAELYGLDDRTLYDMGLSRSEIPAAVMGNIYRPHAPQLDVPASEKPANENAGIAKVQVLGRKVVA from the coding sequence ATGAGCGACATCGGTACCCAGATTCAAACCACCTCGCTGCTTAGTGAGCTGCGCGACGCGCGTCAGCTTTCGGCGGTGGAGGCCGAAGCCTATGCCCGTCGGCTGCGCGCCCAGGCGATTGCCTCGGGCCTGATCACCCTGGCCGGCGCCGTCAAGCGCGGCTGGCAGAGCTTTGCCGCCGAGCCCCCGGCGGTGACCACGGCGGTGCGCCAGGAATATACCCTGCGCCAGCTCGAGGCCGATGTGCGCTACCAGCGCGCCGAAGCCTTCGCTGAGGCGATCTATCAGGTGGTGAGCTTCATCGAGCGCCTGGCCGAGCCGGTGACCCGGCGGGTCAAGGCCTATCTCGCCCGTCAGGCGGCGATGGCCGAACTCTATGGCCTGGATGATCGTACGCTCTACGACATGGGCCTGAGCCGGTCGGAAATCCCGGCCGCGGTGATGGGCAACATCTATCGCCCGCATGCGCCGCAGCTCGACGTTCCGGCCAGCGAAAAGCCGGCAAACGAGAATGCCGGCATTGCGAAGGTTCAGGTGCTCGGCCGCAAGGTCGTTGCCTAA